One window from the genome of Metabacillus flavus encodes:
- a CDS encoding M14 family metallopeptidase — MKIRLKESVEINALAAYFEIPAILIEQSNQTLTDPIPSEAIVNIPGYEWGLTGLSIPSAFEPEDAMEGCDKAVKVSERIVFRQKSYTSACFYRDIEKMVLKYPFIRTHIIGKSIRNQPIIEITMGTGKRNVHMNASFHANEWITSAVLMDWLEQYANDLVHGKARFGHSSLQLYTHTSLSVVPMVNPDGVDLVLEGLPDDSDLKKTVLQINHQSLDFSQWKANIRGVDLNNQFPAYWEIEKERKLPKTPAPRDYPGDCPLSEPEARAMARLSEEKGFDRLLCFHTQGEEIYWGYLNREPEEAALIVKEFSILSGYTEVRNIDSHAGYRDWFIHEWGRSGYTIELGLGVNPLPLVQYESIRKKGEGIFWAALYM; from the coding sequence TTGAAGATCAGACTGAAAGAAAGTGTTGAAATAAACGCCCTGGCAGCGTACTTTGAGATTCCCGCGATTTTAATTGAACAATCCAATCAGACGTTAACCGATCCCATTCCATCTGAAGCCATTGTGAATATCCCTGGATATGAGTGGGGGCTAACCGGCCTTTCAATCCCGTCAGCCTTTGAACCGGAGGATGCAATGGAGGGCTGCGATAAAGCAGTGAAAGTTTCAGAACGCATCGTGTTTAGACAAAAAAGCTATACATCAGCTTGTTTCTATCGTGATATAGAAAAAATGGTTCTAAAGTACCCGTTTATTCGCACTCATATAATTGGAAAAAGTATACGAAATCAGCCTATAATAGAGATAACAATGGGTACAGGAAAAAGAAACGTTCATATGAATGCCTCCTTCCACGCAAACGAATGGATTACTTCTGCTGTATTAATGGATTGGCTTGAACAATATGCAAATGATCTTGTTCACGGAAAAGCCAGATTTGGCCATTCTTCTCTTCAGCTTTATACGCATACCTCCCTTTCGGTTGTTCCTATGGTCAATCCGGATGGTGTCGACCTTGTCCTTGAAGGCCTTCCGGATGATAGCGATTTAAAGAAAACCGTTCTCCAAATCAACCATCAATCTCTTGATTTTTCTCAATGGAAAGCGAATATTCGAGGTGTGGATTTAAATAATCAATTCCCTGCCTATTGGGAAATTGAAAAGGAAAGAAAGCTTCCAAAAACTCCAGCTCCAAGAGATTATCCAGGAGATTGTCCGCTTTCAGAACCAGAAGCCAGGGCAATGGCTCGACTATCTGAAGAGAAGGGGTTCGACCGGCTTTTATGTTTTCACACCCAAGGAGAAGAAATTTACTGGGGCTATTTAAATCGGGAGCCTGAGGAAGCTGCATTAATTGTTAAGGAGTTTTCTATATTAAGCGGTTATACAGAAGTGCGGAATATTGACAGCCACGCCGGCTACAGAGATTGGTTTATCCATGAATGGGGCCGTTCCGGCTATACAATTGAATTGGGGTTAGGAGTAAATCCTCTTCCGCTAGTTCAATATGAAAGCATCCGCAAAAAAGGGGAAGGTATCTTTTGGGCCGCCTTATATATGTAA
- a CDS encoding ROK family glucokinase encodes MSEKWLVGVDLGGTTIKMAFISLYGEMVSKWEIPTDKTGKTITMDIAKAIDAKLQELGETKSRLAGIGMGAPGPVDLASGLVYQTVNLGWLNYPLKDHLEVETGLPAVIDNDANIAAIGEMWRGAGDGAKDVILVTLGTGVGGGIISNGNVIHGVNGAGGEIGHITSIPEGGAPCNCGKSGCLETVASATGIVRIAKEKLGESDQDSLLRNALNETGEISSKDVFEFAAKGDVIAQETVEFVSFHLGLALSSLANGLNPEKIVIGGGVSKAGEYLRVHVEKYFKKYAFPRVAEGAAIEIATLGNDAGVIGGAWLAKTLLTEY; translated from the coding sequence ATGAGCGAGAAGTGGCTGGTTGGTGTAGATTTGGGAGGAACCACAATTAAGATGGCTTTTATTTCCCTTTACGGAGAAATGGTCAGCAAGTGGGAAATCCCTACTGATAAAACAGGAAAGACGATTACAATGGATATTGCGAAAGCGATTGATGCAAAACTGCAGGAACTTGGGGAAACAAAATCCAGATTGGCGGGAATTGGAATGGGTGCTCCAGGCCCTGTTGATCTTGCATCGGGACTTGTTTATCAAACGGTCAATCTTGGCTGGCTGAACTATCCGCTTAAAGACCATCTTGAGGTGGAAACAGGTCTCCCTGCTGTGATTGATAATGATGCGAACATTGCAGCAATCGGCGAAATGTGGAGAGGTGCAGGCGATGGAGCGAAGGATGTCATTTTAGTGACTCTTGGAACCGGAGTCGGCGGCGGTATCATTTCAAATGGCAACGTCATCCACGGCGTTAATGGAGCCGGAGGAGAAATCGGTCACATTACATCTATTCCGGAAGGCGGAGCTCCTTGCAACTGCGGCAAATCAGGCTGTCTTGAGACAGTAGCATCCGCAACAGGGATTGTCAGAATTGCCAAAGAAAAGCTTGGGGAGTCTGATCAGGATAGCCTGCTGAGGAATGCACTAAATGAAACAGGAGAAATTTCTTCTAAAGACGTTTTTGAATTCGCAGCTAAAGGCGATGTCATTGCTCAGGAGACCGTTGAATTTGTGAGCTTCCATCTTGGTCTTGCCCTTTCCAGCCTGGCTAATGGCCTTAACCCGGAGAAAATCGTAATTGGCGGCGGGGTTTCAAAAGCCGGTGAATATTTGAGGGTGCATGTAGAGAAGTACTTTAAGAAATATGCTTTCCCAAGAGTCGCAGAAGGGGCAGCTATTGAAATTGCCACTCTTGGAAATGATGCAGGTGTAATCGGCGGAGCTTGGCTTGCGAAAACCTTACTCACTGAATATTAA
- a CDS encoding 5-formyltetrahydrofolate cyclo-ligase, which produces MKKTSLREQMKIKLQKMDDVQYNEYSLLIEQQFLTSPLWKNARTIGLTISQNREANTRSIIEKGWKEGKRIAVPKCFPASKEMEFRVITSFNQLETVYYGLQEPIPSMTDPVDKCDIEMLAVPGLCFDSRGYRIGYGGGYYDRYLQNFTGHTVSLAFSCQVLPLVPSENFDVPVQRIITEKEVLHCRE; this is translated from the coding sequence ATGAAGAAAACAAGCTTACGGGAGCAGATGAAAATTAAGCTCCAAAAAATGGACGATGTTCAATATAATGAGTACTCTCTATTGATAGAACAGCAATTCCTAACATCCCCGCTTTGGAAAAATGCCAGAACAATCGGGTTAACCATTTCACAAAATAGGGAAGCAAATACAAGGAGCATCATCGAAAAAGGCTGGAAAGAGGGAAAACGAATTGCGGTCCCTAAATGTTTTCCGGCATCGAAAGAGATGGAATTCAGGGTAATTACATCATTTAACCAGCTGGAAACTGTATATTACGGGCTGCAAGAGCCTATTCCAAGTATGACGGATCCGGTGGATAAATGTGACATTGAAATGCTGGCCGTACCAGGGCTATGCTTTGACAGCAGAGGCTACCGCATTGGCTATGGCGGAGGATATTATGACCGTTATTTGCAGAATTTTACCGGCCATACAGTGTCTCTTGCCTTTTCGTGTCAGGTTCTTCCTCTTGTTCCTTCCGAAAACTTTGATGTACCTGTTCAAAGAATCATAACTGAAAAAGAGGTGCTTCATTGCCGTGAGTAA
- a CDS encoding rhomboid family intramembrane serine protease, producing MALEQDVFYWSIIGQLMDRKYRFVTMAEDQNEVWLESQRVADFQLVRFVRMDADWGNRLEQDMERAASMFDEIRKDAGRKSMNILNIYISAFAPVDDWEHLVEKPYSHGNIVLKNVLIYDEIRSEGIISMEDMLSVRLEKELPEITDYEELHSYRAKVIEKENTRVTQERKLFEYGKPRFTKILLAIQIIVFILMELAGGSQNNQTLVNFGAKFNPYIMEGEWWRLITPMFLHIGFIHLLMNSMALYFIGEAVEKMFGSARFLMIYFFSGIMGTLASFAFNTSISAGASGAIFGCFGALLYLGVVQRDLFLRTIGPNILVVIGINLALGFTISNIDNAGHIGGLIGGMAAAFAVQLPSQSKSVRQGLAAAAGLVLAVSLAAFGYSRW from the coding sequence ATGGCGTTAGAGCAGGATGTTTTTTATTGGAGTATCATCGGTCAGCTGATGGACAGAAAGTACCGCTTTGTCACAATGGCAGAGGATCAAAATGAAGTTTGGCTGGAAAGCCAGCGGGTTGCTGATTTTCAGCTTGTCCGTTTTGTAAGAATGGATGCAGATTGGGGAAACAGGCTTGAGCAGGATATGGAACGTGCGGCGAGTATGTTTGATGAAATCCGGAAAGATGCTGGAAGAAAATCCATGAATATTCTAAACATCTATATTTCCGCTTTCGCTCCTGTGGATGACTGGGAGCATCTTGTCGAAAAGCCTTATTCCCACGGAAATATTGTACTTAAAAATGTACTTATTTATGATGAAATCAGGTCTGAGGGCATTATTTCAATGGAGGATATGCTATCTGTCCGCCTGGAAAAAGAACTTCCGGAAATCACGGACTACGAGGAGCTTCATTCTTACAGGGCCAAGGTTATTGAGAAAGAAAATACACGGGTAACTCAGGAAAGAAAGCTGTTTGAGTATGGGAAACCAAGATTCACAAAAATTCTCCTTGCAATCCAAATTATTGTGTTTATCCTTATGGAGCTTGCAGGAGGGAGCCAGAATAACCAGACGCTTGTGAACTTCGGTGCTAAATTCAATCCTTATATTATGGAAGGTGAATGGTGGAGGCTTATTACGCCCATGTTCCTCCACATTGGCTTCATTCATCTTCTGATGAACTCAATGGCGCTTTATTTCATTGGAGAAGCGGTTGAGAAAATGTTCGGCTCAGCCAGGTTTTTGATGATTTATTTCTTTTCTGGAATCATGGGGACCCTCGCAAGCTTTGCATTTAATACATCGATTTCAGCCGGTGCTTCGGGAGCCATTTTCGGCTGCTTTGGTGCGCTGCTTTATCTTGGCGTCGTCCAGCGTGATTTATTTTTGCGCACGATCGGACCAAACATCCTGGTGGTGATTGGCATCAACCTTGCTTTAGGTTTCACAATATCCAATATTGATAACGCAGGACACATAGGCGGACTTATTGGCGGCATGGCTGCAGCATTTGCTGTGCAGCTGCCTTCGCAGTCCAAATCGGTAAGACAGGGATTGGCTGCTGCAGCAGGACTGGTTCTGGCTGTTTCTCTTGCGGCGTTCGGCTATTCAAGATGGTGA
- a CDS encoding MTH1187 family thiamine-binding protein: MPIADVTIIPIGTATPSVSAHVAGIQTILEGYKSEGKITFQLTPMNTLIEGELPVLFEVIQAIHEAPFQEGISRVATNIRIDDRRDKKTTMQGKLESVQKHLKKN; encoded by the coding sequence ATGCCAATAGCTGATGTTACAATCATACCAATTGGAACCGCTACACCAAGTGTCAGCGCTCATGTAGCGGGTATCCAAACCATATTAGAAGGGTACAAGTCAGAGGGGAAAATAACATTCCAGCTGACCCCCATGAATACGTTAATTGAGGGAGAGCTTCCTGTATTATTTGAAGTGATCCAAGCAATCCATGAAGCACCTTTTCAGGAGGGCATATCAAGAGTAGCAACCAACATCCGGATAGATGACAGAAGAGATAAGAAAACAACAATGCAGGGCAAGCTGGAAAGTGTCCAAAAGCATTTGAAGAAGAACTAA
- a CDS encoding sugar phosphate nucleotidyltransferase yields the protein MKAVILAGGMGTRLEPLTTRLPKPMVPLLNKPVLEYVIQYLKYHGINDILMALCWKSSIIEQHFGDGSNFGVEITYIKEKYPLGTAGCLKLGEHFLNEAFLVVSGDTICNFDLHAGIHAHKRSGCIGTVFAVRKIQTGDYGSMIAHPSGRIVEFMEKPYRTEVYSEYINAGMYIFEPELFHYISEDEPQDICKDILPILLGRGVQMYKAEGYWSDIGSHSEYRAAQFDLLCGINNLSPECLSYYDLKDMICLGEGTVIEQGTVLEGPVLIGRGTLIEKGCKIGPYAIIGDGSHIAAGSRIEESICWSHQQIHSCTHISGSVLGSCCEIKAFSELNNGSVLGENVVLEGENVVKEHVRVWPGTKVPKGTHLEDTFSAKYFAEKEVFYTKGRIDLSMEEGGTIKAVKLAQAFAAACGKTGVIAGSDGSALSSLVTNLFTDSLRSFGCPIYMEEDPVPPSALRYGCYKFHRMGVYAFSTDHVCSIMLFDGAGQILPSELEKSIELHYSKATLVSSKIAGTKTRLSGLAKEHNHFLETEEMGIKASSALKYGLEMDALSYRFYRDLMEEPFIVKLEPANFNKRLDLIFRLDEREQTLELKGAHGDLPITPSILNEIFHHRFELPEAETPVQLLSALLKGINKDPSLKDKLSLYSNAACQHVSCRSGYESRVLSRLISDEDFERIRLSEGVNIHHGEGNWTRIAALKNDAVLSIITMDQRPEEALKTNEVYTNKIKHFQK from the coding sequence ATGAAAGCAGTAATTCTGGCAGGCGGGATGGGCACAAGACTGGAGCCCCTGACAACCAGATTGCCCAAACCGATGGTACCTTTGCTGAACAAGCCTGTTCTAGAATATGTCATTCAATATCTAAAGTATCATGGAATAAATGATATTTTAATGGCTTTATGCTGGAAAAGCAGTATCATAGAACAGCATTTTGGGGATGGATCAAACTTCGGAGTCGAGATTACTTATATTAAAGAGAAATATCCGTTAGGTACGGCTGGCTGCCTGAAATTAGGTGAACATTTTTTGAATGAAGCCTTCTTGGTTGTAAGCGGTGATACGATCTGCAATTTTGATTTGCATGCTGGCATTCACGCACATAAAAGGTCAGGATGCATAGGTACTGTTTTTGCTGTCAGAAAAATCCAGACAGGTGATTATGGAAGCATGATCGCCCATCCGTCCGGACGTATTGTCGAGTTTATGGAAAAGCCCTATCGAACTGAGGTATACAGCGAATATATCAACGCAGGGATGTATATATTTGAACCCGAATTGTTTCATTACATCTCAGAGGATGAACCTCAGGACATTTGTAAGGATATTCTGCCCATACTCCTTGGAAGAGGTGTACAAATGTATAAGGCAGAAGGGTATTGGTCTGACATTGGATCTCATTCCGAATACAGGGCGGCTCAATTTGACTTGCTTTGCGGAATCAACAATCTCTCTCCTGAATGTCTCTCCTATTATGATTTAAAGGATATGATTTGTTTAGGAGAAGGAACCGTAATTGAACAAGGAACGGTTTTAGAAGGGCCTGTACTAATAGGAAGAGGGACATTAATAGAGAAGGGCTGCAAAATCGGTCCATATGCAATAATTGGCGACGGATCTCACATTGCAGCAGGTTCCCGAATCGAAGAATCCATTTGCTGGAGTCATCAGCAAATCCACTCCTGCACCCATATCAGCGGTTCAGTATTAGGAAGCTGCTGTGAAATAAAAGCTTTCAGTGAACTCAACAACGGCTCGGTATTAGGTGAAAATGTAGTTCTGGAGGGTGAAAATGTGGTCAAAGAGCACGTACGGGTATGGCCGGGCACTAAAGTTCCTAAAGGAACACATTTAGAGGATACTTTTTCTGCGAAGTATTTTGCGGAAAAGGAGGTTTTTTACACTAAAGGCCGCATCGATCTATCCATGGAAGAGGGAGGTACCATCAAAGCGGTTAAGCTGGCCCAGGCATTCGCAGCTGCATGCGGTAAAACCGGAGTAATCGCAGGTAGTGACGGGAGTGCCCTTTCCTCTTTAGTAACCAATCTCTTTACTGACTCCTTACGATCATTTGGCTGTCCAATCTATATGGAGGAAGACCCGGTCCCCCCCTCTGCTTTAAGATATGGATGCTATAAATTTCACCGCATGGGGGTTTATGCATTCTCAACAGATCATGTATGCAGCATTATGCTATTCGATGGGGCAGGGCAAATCCTGCCGTCTGAATTGGAGAAATCTATCGAATTGCATTATTCCAAAGCAACCCTCGTTTCAAGCAAAATTGCCGGCACAAAGACGAGATTATCCGGTTTGGCAAAAGAGCACAATCATTTCCTTGAAACTGAAGAAATGGGAATAAAAGCATCTTCAGCATTGAAATACGGCTTGGAAATGGATGCACTCTCCTACCGATTTTACCGGGATTTGATGGAAGAGCCCTTCATCGTAAAATTAGAACCTGCAAATTTTAATAAAAGGCTGGATTTAATTTTCAGGCTGGATGAGCGGGAGCAAACACTTGAATTAAAAGGAGCGCATGGGGATTTGCCGATCACTCCCTCAATCCTGAACGAAATCTTCCATCACCGTTTTGAATTGCCTGAAGCGGAGACACCCGTTCAGCTGCTTTCCGCCCTGCTAAAGGGGATTAATAAGGACCCCTCGCTGAAAGATAAGCTATCACTTTACTCCAATGCTGCCTGCCAGCACGTGTCGTGCCGTTCCGGTTATGAAAGCAGGGTGCTCAGCCGTTTGATTTCAGATGAAGATTTTGAACGGATCAGATTATCTGAAGGAGTCAACATACACCACGGCGAAGGCAATTGGACACGAATCGCTGCGTTGAAGAATGATGCCGTATTATCCATCATTACAATGGATCAGCGCCCTGAAGAAGCATTGAAAACAAATGAGGTTTACACAAACAAAATAAAACACTTTCAAAAATGA
- the rpmG gene encoding 50S ribosomal protein L33: MRVNITLACTDCGERNYISKKNKRNNPDRMELKKYCSREKKMTVHRETK, from the coding sequence ATGCGTGTGAATATTACACTTGCTTGCACTGACTGTGGTGAGCGTAACTATATCTCTAAAAAGAATAAACGTAATAACCCGGATCGTATGGAGCTTAAAAAATATTGCTCCAGAGAGAAAAAAATGACAGTGCACCGCGAAACAAAGTAA
- a CDS encoding DUF92 domain-containing protein, producing the protein MSNPIHIIGLLLIGLISLAGWKIRSLTLSGAAAACLIGLLIYLGYGFHGLFLLGAFFASSSLLSKYKRNKKKVLDEMLEKGDRRDSVQVMANGGISSIASFLFWLTGADLWTAVFCTSIAAANSDTWASEIGTLSKKAPRMLLSLKKTVKGTSGAVSLLGTAAAAAGAGFIAVLSVFVFNLDWTWGLMIALVGFGGNLADTLLGGTVQVKYECPVCGKVTEKKIHCSVKGRVVQGYSFLNNDAVNMISICIAAALSAAVVFLF; encoded by the coding sequence GTGAGTAATCCCATACATATCATAGGGCTTCTATTAATCGGGCTGATTTCACTGGCAGGATGGAAAATCAGGTCTTTGACCTTAAGCGGTGCCGCCGCCGCATGCCTGATCGGACTTTTAATTTATCTGGGGTATGGCTTTCATGGACTGTTTTTGCTTGGAGCATTTTTCGCCAGCTCAAGTCTGCTGAGCAAATATAAGCGGAATAAGAAAAAAGTGCTGGATGAGATGCTGGAAAAGGGTGACCGCCGGGACTCTGTTCAGGTTATGGCAAATGGCGGAATCTCTTCGATTGCAAGCTTCCTATTTTGGCTGACCGGAGCGGATTTGTGGACTGCTGTTTTCTGTACTTCGATTGCAGCTGCAAATTCAGACACATGGGCATCTGAAATTGGCACACTCAGTAAAAAAGCTCCTCGCATGCTGCTGTCTTTAAAGAAGACTGTAAAAGGAACGTCGGGAGCAGTCTCTCTTCTAGGTACCGCTGCCGCTGCAGCCGGCGCTGGTTTCATCGCGGTTCTTTCCGTCTTTGTTTTTAATCTGGACTGGACATGGGGACTAATGATTGCGCTGGTCGGGTTCGGAGGAAATCTGGCAGATACACTTCTGGGAGGAACGGTACAAGTAAAGTACGAATGTCCTGTATGCGGAAAAGTAACAGAGAAGAAAATACATTGCAGTGTAAAAGGCCGTGTCGTTCAAGGATACTCGTTCTTGAATAACGATGCAGTGAATATGATCTCCATCTGTATTGCAGCTGCTTTATCTGCCGCTGTGGTTTTCCTATTCTAA
- a CDS encoding DUF2759 domain-containing protein produces the protein MGLVIIFSLISLLAVFGVYRAFKEKNMLGIMFCVATVGVFGWFTIMTVISHGYPTHH, from the coding sequence ATGGGGTTGGTCATCATCTTTTCATTAATTTCGCTGTTAGCAGTATTTGGGGTATATCGCGCCTTTAAAGAAAAAAACATGCTCGGGATCATGTTTTGTGTCGCAACAGTCGGCGTGTTTGGCTGGTTCACCATTATGACCGTCATCAGTCATGGATATCCGACTCATCATTAG
- a CDS encoding YqgQ family protein: protein MNTVYDVRQLLKKYGTIIYIGDRVADLELMEDEVRQLYESKLIETQVFQMALLILRHEAQIEREKRER, encoded by the coding sequence TTGAATACAGTTTATGATGTCCGACAGCTTTTAAAAAAGTACGGGACAATTATTTATATCGGGGACCGGGTGGCAGACCTCGAACTGATGGAAGACGAGGTTAGGCAGCTTTATGAATCAAAGCTGATTGAAACGCAGGTTTTCCAAATGGCTCTGCTGATCCTTCGCCACGAAGCACAGATCGAGCGGGAGAAAAGAGAACGTTAA
- a CDS encoding LTA synthase family protein — protein sequence MRKNSISKISFLLIATLFMWLKTYIVYKTSFDIKIENWKQEFILFINPLSFLLFIFGIGLFMKEKNRNGYVFIVSILLTVILLANMVFFRFFNDFLTIPVLFQSSNMGDLGSSISSLFQPVDILLFVDLIIMFWLLRKPAFRSESRATRKERSAYYLLVAAIFFFNLGLAETERPQLLTRSFDREMLVKNISVYNFHVYDGIIQSKTSAQRAMADSTNLTEIQNYIKANKKEPNQDMKGIAKGRNVIMVSLESTQSFVLNEKKLNGQEISPYLNDLAKQSYNFTNFYHQTGQGKTSDAEFLVENSLYPLGRGAVFFTNPDNEFNAAPEIMKQNGYTTAAFHANNKSFWNRDLIYNSFGYDKFYDVNSYKVTPETSVGWGLKDKEFFEQTADHMKEMKQPFYSKSITLTNHFPFELSEEDITIDKFDSNSKTLNNYFTTVKYQDDAVKRFIEKLKEDGLYDNSIIVFYGDHYGISENHNEAMAKFLGKEVTPFESEQLQRVPFIVHIPGVTDKNPKEIDTVGGQIDIRPTIMNLLGIDTKDQVEFGNDLFSKDRLPFTVMRDGSFVTDKYVYTDNICYDKSTGQPAKDENVCEPYVDKAKKELDYSDKIIYSDLLRFYNKEEQKSAEKK from the coding sequence ATGCGTAAAAACTCAATATCAAAAATTTCTTTTTTGCTCATAGCTACATTGTTCATGTGGCTTAAAACTTACATTGTCTATAAAACTAGTTTCGACATTAAAATTGAAAACTGGAAACAGGAATTTATCCTTTTTATCAATCCGCTCAGCTTCCTGCTCTTTATTTTTGGAATCGGATTGTTTATGAAGGAAAAGAACAGGAACGGGTATGTATTTATAGTCAGCATCCTGCTAACTGTTATCCTGCTTGCCAACATGGTCTTTTTCCGATTCTTTAATGATTTCCTTACCATTCCGGTATTGTTCCAGTCAAGCAACATGGGCGACCTTGGAAGCAGTATTTCTTCATTGTTCCAGCCTGTTGATATTCTGCTGTTTGTAGACTTGATCATCATGTTCTGGCTGCTTAGGAAACCTGCTTTCCGCTCTGAGTCTCGGGCAACAAGAAAAGAACGCTCTGCATATTATTTACTGGTAGCAGCGATCTTCTTTTTTAATCTTGGCCTTGCTGAAACAGAACGCCCGCAGCTGCTAACAAGATCTTTCGACCGTGAAATGCTTGTTAAAAACATCAGTGTATATAACTTCCATGTCTATGATGGAATTATTCAATCTAAAACGTCTGCACAGCGTGCAATGGCAGACAGCACAAATTTAACAGAAATTCAAAACTATATTAAAGCAAATAAAAAAGAGCCAAATCAAGATATGAAGGGAATCGCTAAAGGCCGCAACGTCATTATGGTTTCTCTTGAATCTACTCAGTCATTTGTATTGAATGAAAAAAAATTGAACGGCCAGGAGATTTCTCCATATTTGAATGATTTGGCAAAACAGAGTTACAACTTCACTAATTTTTATCATCAGACAGGACAGGGGAAAACTTCTGATGCAGAATTCCTTGTAGAAAATTCTTTATATCCGCTTGGCAGGGGAGCTGTCTTCTTTACAAACCCTGACAACGAATTCAATGCTGCTCCGGAGATTATGAAGCAAAATGGATATACAACAGCTGCATTCCATGCAAATAACAAATCTTTCTGGAACCGCGATCTCATTTACAATTCATTTGGGTATGATAAATTCTATGACGTAAACAGCTATAAGGTAACGCCGGAAACTTCCGTTGGCTGGGGGCTTAAGGATAAAGAGTTTTTTGAACAAACGGCAGACCATATGAAAGAAATGAAGCAGCCGTTTTATTCCAAGTCCATTACACTTACGAATCACTTCCCGTTTGAATTAAGTGAAGAAGATATAACCATTGATAAATTCGATTCGAACAGTAAAACACTGAATAATTATTTTACTACAGTTAAATATCAGGATGATGCTGTCAAACGTTTTATTGAGAAGCTGAAAGAAGATGGACTATATGATAACTCCATCATTGTATTCTACGGAGACCATTACGGTATTTCTGAAAATCACAATGAAGCAATGGCTAAGTTTTTAGGAAAAGAAGTTACTCCTTTTGAATCTGAACAGCTTCAGCGTGTTCCGTTTATCGTTCATATTCCCGGTGTAACAGATAAGAATCCTAAGGAGATTGATACTGTAGGCGGACAGATTGATATTCGCCCTACTATCATGAACCTGCTGGGTATTGATACAAAAGATCAAGTAGAGTTTGGAAATGACCTATTTTCTAAAGATCGCCTTCCATTCACTGTCATGCGTGACGGAAGCTTTGTGACAGATAAATATGTCTACACCGATAATATTTGCTACGATAAGAGTACTGGACAGCCTGCAAAAGATGAAAATGTGTGTGAACCATACGTTGATAAAGCTAAGAAAGAGCTTGACTACTCAGACAAAATTATCTATAGCGATTTGTTAAGATTCTACAACAAAGAAGAACAAAAATCGGCAGAAAAAAAATAG